A region of bacterium DNA encodes the following proteins:
- a CDS encoding sigma 54-interacting transcriptional regulator, with protein MSTEDLKQQLRRNLIRLWTHMGVPADADRQEVETRILQEALESLFTQCTAPEPGLFIADGSPKSKLVTKAFPVGLPGLDLYRELREGTVPPDHRDLASKLIIGSSPVILQAVEIALRLAPTTVPVLISGETGTGKELFARLIHKASAVASGPLITVNCAAVPDTLLMAELFGYEPGAFTGAAPRGRLGKIEAADGGTLLLDEIGDLAPAGQAAFLRFLDSGEVQKIGRAQSRKVTVRLICSTNCNLEEMVESGDFRKDLYFRIALVPLFVPPLRERSEDIPALVAHVLADFRRRHRRSSPTGLTGEARDRLTTHQWPGNVRELIFTLERAFLLCNDESIDVVDLPADVPKSVRTETHALLTWIHSRLREARPSLFRDRDRWVRFLIEHRDNPVTTGQVVREFDISEASARIRLSTLVTLGVLSAIGHKKGRKYYLLAPSE; from the coding sequence ATGAGTACGGAGGATCTGAAACAGCAGCTTCGTCGTAACCTGATTCGCCTCTGGACTCACATGGGCGTGCCGGCCGACGCCGACCGGCAAGAGGTCGAGACCCGAATTCTGCAGGAAGCTCTCGAGTCTCTGTTCACGCAGTGTACTGCTCCCGAACCGGGACTTTTCATTGCCGACGGCTCGCCGAAATCCAAACTCGTCACCAAAGCTTTTCCGGTCGGACTCCCCGGGCTGGATCTTTATCGCGAACTTCGCGAGGGGACCGTCCCGCCGGACCATCGCGATCTGGCATCCAAACTGATCATCGGATCATCGCCGGTGATTCTGCAAGCCGTCGAGATCGCGCTGCGTCTCGCTCCCACGACAGTGCCCGTTCTGATCAGCGGGGAAACCGGAACCGGCAAGGAACTCTTCGCCCGCCTGATCCATAAAGCATCCGCGGTTGCGAGCGGACCTCTTATCACCGTGAATTGTGCGGCCGTTCCCGACACACTGCTGATGGCGGAGCTGTTCGGCTATGAACCGGGGGCATTCACGGGAGCCGCACCGCGCGGACGGCTGGGTAAGATCGAGGCGGCCGACGGAGGCACGCTGCTGCTCGACGAAATCGGCGATCTGGCTCCCGCCGGTCAGGCTGCGTTTCTGCGATTTCTCGATTCGGGGGAGGTTCAGAAGATCGGCCGGGCTCAGTCCCGGAAAGTCACGGTCCGTCTCATCTGCAGCACCAACTGCAATCTCGAAGAGATGGTTGAATCCGGCGATTTCCGAAAGGACCTTTACTTCCGCATTGCTCTCGTTCCGCTCTTCGTTCCGCCCCTTCGCGAGCGTTCGGAGGATATTCCGGCTCTCGTAGCCCACGTCCTGGCCGATTTTCGTCGTCGCCACCGGCGGTCATCTCCCACCGGACTGACCGGTGAAGCGAGGGATCGCTTGACGACTCATCAATGGCCGGGAAACGTCCGTGAGCTCATCTTCACTCTCGAACGGGCGTTCCTGCTCTGTAACGATGAATCTATTGACGTCGTTGATCTGCCGGCCGACGTTCCCAAGAGTGTTCGAACGGAAACTCATGCCCTACTCACGTGGATTCATTCGCGGCTGCGGGAAGCTCGTCCCTCGCTGTTCCGCGATCGCGACCGCTGGGTTCGTTTCCTGATCGAGCACCGCGACAATCCCGTGACTACCGGGCAGGTTGTCCGCGAATTCGACATTTCCGAAGCGTCCGCCCGAATTCGCCTCTCCACTTTGGTTACCCTCGGCGTCCTTTCGGCAATCGGCCACAAGAAAGGCCGAAAATACTACCTCCTCGCTCCTTCCGAATAA
- a CDS encoding PTS sugar transporter subunit IIB: MNLPLLSKKDKLLFPIVRVDDRLLHGQVVVGWGQTLGLKPVLLASDRVSKDPALCTTYRGLIPEELCGDVRSLSDVAEQWIRGDFKGTRAMVVVESPVDALKLVKLGVPLKSLTLGGLHYREGREELLPYLFLSDWERTTLTELKKHGVKIVCQDLPVAKPIPYEE; encoded by the coding sequence ATGAACCTGCCCCTGCTCTCCAAGAAGGACAAGCTTCTTTTTCCGATCGTCCGCGTGGACGACCGGCTGCTGCATGGTCAGGTCGTGGTGGGGTGGGGGCAGACTCTCGGGTTGAAGCCCGTGCTGCTCGCTTCGGATCGCGTCAGCAAGGATCCGGCCCTCTGCACCACCTATCGCGGGCTGATTCCCGAAGAACTGTGCGGTGACGTTCGGTCGCTGTCCGACGTGGCCGAGCAGTGGATTCGCGGCGATTTCAAGGGCACGCGCGCGATGGTGGTCGTGGAGTCGCCGGTGGACGCTCTGAAGCTTGTCAAGCTGGGAGTTCCGCTGAAATCCCTCACCCTCGGCGGTCTGCACTATCGCGAAGGTCGGGAGGAACTGCTTCCCTACCTTTTCCTTTCCGACTGGGAGCGCACCACCCTCACCGAACTTAAAAAACATGGCGTCAAGATCGTATGCCAGGATCTGCCGGTCGCCAAACCGATACCCTACGAGGAGTAG
- the ade gene encoding adenine deaminase, giving the protein MNIPRLQRLLAVARGDTPADLLLRGGRVVNTLSCEIEDVSVAVADGRVVGLGDYEAREVVDLKGAYLAPSLIDGHIHIESSLLSPVEFARTVVPWGTGAVVCDPHEIANVCGEAGIEYMLAATEKVPLDVFVMLPSCVPATHMETSGAELTAERLKPFLSHPRVLGLAEVMNFPGVVFGDESVLGKIALAEGRPVDGHAPGVSGKWLNAYVTAGIATDHESTTAEEAEEKLRRGMYVLIREGSTARNLEALLPLVTPARAHRFAFVSDDRHADDLIREGHLNATLTKAVARGLDPVLAVAMASSHTAAIFGRRDIGAIAPGRRANFVAFQDLTSFRPHRVWRDGILVAQDGQLTSDLRDVPAAAVRGSVRIPKLTLADLAVAATSEAIRIIDVIPDQIVTGSSTARLPVRDGAWQADTTQDIAKLLVIERHGCTGNVGKGFARGFGITRGALASTVAHDSHNLICLGVSDEDMLRAVEVLADGGGGLVVVEGGQTIAHLPLPVAGLMSGEPATAVVKAIESLHEAARSIGCRLAAPFMALSFLALPVIPHLKLTDRGLVDVDRFQFVDLAVS; this is encoded by the coding sequence ATGAACATTCCCCGCCTTCAACGCCTGCTGGCCGTCGCTCGCGGTGATACTCCCGCCGATCTTCTCTTACGCGGCGGCCGCGTCGTCAACACTCTCTCCTGTGAAATCGAGGACGTCAGTGTGGCCGTCGCTGACGGCCGCGTCGTGGGACTGGGCGACTACGAAGCCCGCGAAGTTGTTGACCTTAAGGGCGCCTATCTCGCTCCGTCCCTGATAGACGGTCACATTCATATTGAATCGAGTCTGCTGTCTCCCGTTGAGTTCGCGAGGACGGTGGTGCCGTGGGGAACGGGGGCCGTCGTCTGCGATCCGCATGAGATCGCCAACGTCTGCGGCGAAGCGGGAATCGAGTACATGCTCGCCGCGACGGAGAAGGTTCCGCTCGACGTATTCGTGATGCTGCCTTCCTGCGTTCCCGCCACACACATGGAAACGTCGGGAGCCGAGTTGACCGCCGAACGTTTGAAGCCGTTCTTATCGCATCCGCGCGTACTCGGTCTGGCCGAAGTCATGAACTTCCCGGGAGTCGTCTTCGGTGATGAGAGTGTGCTGGGAAAGATCGCCTTGGCCGAGGGACGCCCGGTGGACGGACACGCGCCGGGCGTGAGCGGCAAGTGGCTGAACGCCTACGTTACCGCCGGAATCGCCACCGATCACGAAAGCACCACCGCCGAGGAAGCCGAGGAGAAACTCCGCCGCGGCATGTACGTTCTCATCCGCGAAGGTTCCACCGCCCGCAACCTTGAAGCGCTTCTGCCGCTGGTTACGCCGGCTCGCGCGCATCGTTTCGCGTTCGTCTCCGACGATCGCCACGCCGACGATCTGATCCGCGAAGGTCATCTGAATGCTACGCTGACCAAAGCGGTCGCGCGCGGACTCGATCCGGTACTCGCGGTGGCGATGGCGTCGAGTCATACCGCCGCCATCTTCGGCCGCCGGGACATCGGTGCCATCGCTCCCGGACGGCGAGCGAATTTCGTCGCGTTTCAGGACCTCACAAGCTTCCGTCCGCACCGCGTGTGGCGAGACGGTATATTGGTTGCGCAGGACGGACAGCTCACATCCGATCTGCGTGATGTTCCCGCCGCGGCCGTGCGGGGTTCGGTCAGGATTCCCAAACTCACTCTCGCCGACTTGGCCGTTGCCGCGACGAGTGAGGCGATTCGCATCATTGACGTCATCCCCGATCAGATCGTTACCGGCAGTTCCACGGCCCGCCTCCCCGTCCGTGACGGAGCGTGGCAGGCCGATACTACGCAGGACATTGCCAAGCTGCTGGTTATTGAGAGACACGGCTGCACGGGAAACGTCGGCAAGGGATTCGCGCGCGGTTTCGGGATTACTCGGGGAGCGTTGGCTTCGACCGTTGCCCATGATTCGCATAATCTGATCTGTCTCGGCGTCTCCGACGAAGATATGTTGCGAGCCGTTGAAGTCCTTGCCGATGGGGGGGGAGGACTCGTGGTAGTGGAAGGCGGACAGACGATCGCTCATCTGCCGCTTCCCGTTGCCGGACTGATGTCCGGTGAGCCCGCCACCGCGGTCGTGAAGGCTATCGAGAGTCTGCACGAAGCGGCCCGTTCCATCGGCTGCCGGTTGGCCGCGCCGTTCATGGCGCTCTCGTTTCTGGCGTTGCCGGTGATTCCTCATCTCAAGCTGACGGATCGCGGTTTGGTGGACGTGGACCGGTTCCAATTCGTTGATCTGGCCGTGTCATGA
- a CDS encoding LapA family protein translates to MWILRWLFAIVIIFFLVGFLSQNSEQIVAVRLLGWASPELPLSYALFLAGVFGYLVCLLVALTNQIRLRSQLAAARRKNREMQIELDRLRNFALEGDLPETGIARDPEDET, encoded by the coding sequence ATGTGGATCCTCCGTTGGCTGTTCGCCATTGTCATCATCTTTTTTCTCGTCGGATTTCTATCCCAGAATTCCGAACAGATCGTGGCCGTTCGACTGCTGGGCTGGGCGTCGCCCGAGCTTCCGCTGTCCTATGCGCTGTTTCTGGCGGGAGTCTTTGGCTATCTTGTCTGCCTGCTGGTGGCCTTGACGAACCAGATTCGCCTCCGCTCCCAGCTCGCGGCGGCCCGTCGTAAGAACCGTGAAATGCAAATCGAGCTTGACCGCCTCCGCAATTTCGCTCTCGAAGGCGATCTTCCGGAAACCGGTATCGCTCGCGATCCGGAGGACGAAACGTGA
- the miaB gene encoding tRNA (N6-isopentenyl adenosine(37)-C2)-methylthiotransferase MiaB: MSAFVPFESDLTETASLPSETAVAGPSVYIRTYGCQMNVSDSQTIESLLNEAGYSFANSPDEADVVLINTCAVREHAETRALGQLADLARLKKTKPHTVIGILGCVAQARRREILDAMPYVDIVVGPDAYRKLPALLEERLISPPGTPGLLETALVREELYDEVVPRHHGGVTAFVTIIRGCDKFCSFCIVPRTRGRERSRPLPSILREVEALVGQGVREVMLLGQNVDSYRWEDRVFADCLSAVAKVDGLARVRYMTSHPSDISEQLLDVMAGEPKICPFLHLPAQAGSDRILERMNRPYTREHYLKIIAVARKRMPELALSTDLIVGFPAETEEDFEQTLELVREVRYDTAFTFKYSARPGTKAARLDDDVPDAVKIERLERLNTLQKRISRERNLEQLGKRTEILVEGEAPKDSAMWMGRTPDYRPVVIAKNGDRIGDVSLVRLTELVGFTFRAERLLRVQ; encoded by the coding sequence ATGTCCGCTTTCGTCCCATTCGAGTCTGATCTCACGGAAACGGCTTCACTCCCCAGCGAAACGGCGGTGGCCGGTCCGTCCGTCTACATCCGGACCTACGGCTGTCAGATGAACGTGTCGGACTCGCAGACCATCGAATCGCTCTTGAATGAAGCCGGGTACTCCTTCGCGAATTCGCCGGACGAAGCCGACGTCGTGCTCATCAATACCTGTGCCGTCCGTGAACACGCGGAGACGCGCGCGCTCGGACAACTGGCCGATCTGGCTCGGCTGAAAAAGACGAAGCCGCACACGGTCATCGGCATTCTCGGTTGTGTCGCACAAGCCCGCCGTCGCGAGATTCTCGATGCCATGCCCTACGTGGATATCGTCGTCGGCCCCGACGCCTATCGGAAATTGCCCGCGCTGCTCGAAGAGCGATTGATTTCTCCACCCGGCACACCCGGACTGCTCGAAACTGCGCTCGTTCGCGAAGAACTCTACGACGAAGTCGTCCCTCGTCATCACGGCGGCGTGACCGCCTTCGTGACCATCATTCGCGGCTGCGACAAGTTCTGCAGTTTTTGTATCGTTCCCCGTACGCGGGGCCGCGAGCGCTCCCGTCCGCTGCCCTCGATCCTGAGGGAAGTGGAAGCGCTGGTCGGGCAGGGTGTTCGCGAAGTCATGCTGCTCGGTCAGAACGTGGATTCGTACCGTTGGGAAGATCGCGTCTTCGCCGATTGTCTTTCGGCGGTGGCGAAGGTGGACGGACTGGCCCGCGTGCGCTATATGACCTCGCATCCGTCCGACATCTCCGAACAGCTGCTGGACGTGATGGCCGGCGAGCCGAAGATCTGTCCGTTCCTCCATCTTCCGGCACAGGCGGGGAGCGACCGGATTCTCGAACGGATGAACCGTCCCTACACGCGCGAACATTATCTGAAGATCATTGCCGTGGCTCGTAAGCGGATGCCGGAGCTCGCGCTCTCGACGGATCTGATCGTCGGCTTTCCCGCCGAGACCGAGGAAGACTTCGAACAAACGCTTGAACTCGTTCGGGAAGTCCGATACGATACGGCGTTCACCTTCAAATACTCGGCTCGTCCCGGAACCAAGGCGGCGCGGCTCGACGATGACGTTCCCGATGCGGTGAAGATCGAGCGTCTCGAACGACTCAACACGCTGCAAAAGCGGATTTCCCGCGAGCGCAATCTGGAGCAGCTTGGCAAGCGGACCGAGATTCTTGTCGAGGGTGAGGCTCCCAAAGACTCCGCCATGTGGATGGGTCGCACGCCCGACTATCGTCCGGTCGTGATCGCCAAGAACGGGGATCGGATCGGCGATGTGAGCCTCGTGCGTCTGACCGAGCTTGTGGGCTTCACCTTTCGCGCCGAGCGTTTGTTGCGCGTTCAATGA
- the hisS gene encoding histidine--tRNA ligase produces the protein MPIITPRTFRGTRDFLPGELLARRRILETIEEAYRRYGFQPLETPAIEYLEILTGKSEENDKLIYEIKRARGGEEESAESAIALRYDLTVPLARVIAQYPELPRPFKRYQIQPVWRADRPQPRQGRFREFVQCDADIVGTDSLLADAEIIALTYEVLRDLGFENFKIRLSSRKFLLDLVMWATHDESYFIPFCRAFDKLDKIGWDGVAEELLQHGFHLREHPEFEVIKQHLAQADFTAVAYALGKTDTVRHSLNEIREVYHHAVRLGVPEQSIVCDPFLARGLDYYTGPIFETVLPDHPHIGSLSGGGRYDGLVSTFSKQSVPATGTTIGLDRIQTALTEIGKFQPLASTTQVLIARFDAEGVPFALELAAELRKAGVRVEVWYDDDKLKKQFAYANMQEIPLVIVAGPDERARGTVAVKNMRTGEQQEFARTEAVPKIAALLRSL, from the coding sequence TTGCCGATCATTACTCCCCGTACGTTCCGCGGCACGCGGGACTTTCTGCCCGGTGAACTCCTGGCTCGGCGGCGGATTCTCGAGACCATCGAGGAGGCGTACCGCCGTTACGGCTTTCAACCTCTCGAGACTCCGGCCATCGAGTATCTCGAGATTCTCACCGGCAAGTCCGAGGAAAACGACAAGCTCATCTATGAGATCAAGCGGGCGCGGGGCGGGGAGGAGGAATCCGCCGAGTCGGCCATCGCGCTGCGCTATGACTTGACGGTTCCGCTGGCGCGGGTGATCGCGCAGTATCCCGAGTTGCCGCGGCCGTTCAAGCGCTATCAGATTCAACCGGTGTGGCGGGCCGACCGTCCGCAGCCCCGGCAGGGCCGCTTCCGCGAGTTCGTCCAGTGCGACGCCGACATCGTTGGCACCGATTCGCTCCTTGCCGACGCGGAAATCATCGCGCTCACCTATGAGGTGCTGCGCGATCTCGGATTTGAGAACTTCAAGATTCGGCTGTCGTCGAGAAAATTCCTTCTCGATCTAGTGATGTGGGCGACGCATGATGAATCGTACTTCATACCGTTTTGTCGCGCTTTTGATAAGCTGGATAAGATAGGTTGGGATGGAGTCGCTGAGGAACTCCTGCAACATGGCTTTCATCTGAGAGAACATCCTGAGTTTGAGGTGATAAAGCAACATCTTGCTCAGGCGGATTTCACAGCCGTTGCTTATGCACTTGGTAAGACTGACACAGTGCGACATTCTCTGAATGAGATCAGAGAAGTCTACCACCATGCCGTCCGCCTCGGTGTTCCCGAACAAAGCATTGTTTGTGATCCTTTCCTCGCTCGCGGTCTCGACTACTACACCGGCCCGATTTTCGAGACGGTTCTGCCCGACCACCCGCACATTGGTTCGCTTTCGGGGGGTGGCCGCTATGACGGCTTGGTCTCGACATTCTCGAAGCAGTCTGTTCCCGCGACCGGAACCACCATCGGCCTCGACCGCATTCAAACTGCGTTGACCGAAATCGGTAAGTTCCAGCCGCTCGCTTCGACCACGCAAGTTCTCATTGCGCGCTTCGATGCCGAAGGGGTTCCGTTTGCACTCGAACTCGCAGCGGAATTGCGAAAAGCCGGTGTCCGCGTGGAAGTCTGGTACGACGACGACAAGCTGAAGAAGCAGTTTGCCTACGCCAATATGCAAGAGATTCCACTGGTGATTGTGGCCGGACCCGACGAGCGCGCAAGGGGAACTGTTGCCGTCAAGAATATGCGAACGGGCGAACAGCAGGAGTTCGCACGAACCGAAGCCGTTCCGAAAATCGCAGCACTGCTCCGCTCTTTGTGA
- a CDS encoding MCE family protein, which produces MDSRRNEIKVGIAVLLSLVILVGGIMWGKGYSLRAARYNIVVVFENVGGLEPGSNVLANGVVQGRVTGIELHEGKVFVRAAVDKGVTLYSDYRITIESPTVMAGKVLSIYPGEKEPPADVTQILNGQTPLGVSDAVAIFEEVSADFQTTLHTLNKLLVNLNRIAGDTANQENIAGLLAESREAAQTTNEWLSDNRARLTSILTQLEETLTSLHSTVETAEARLTSTLTSADTALTRLTELSVSIRRLVDRIQSGEGTAGQLVTNDELYHRLNRTLAEADSLIHEIRTKGLRNKIVLF; this is translated from the coding sequence TTGGACTCGCGACGAAATGAAATTAAGGTCGGCATCGCAGTTCTCTTGTCACTCGTCATCCTCGTGGGCGGCATCATGTGGGGCAAGGGCTATTCACTTCGTGCGGCCCGCTACAATATTGTCGTAGTCTTTGAAAACGTCGGCGGACTCGAACCGGGCAGCAACGTGCTGGCCAACGGTGTCGTTCAGGGCCGCGTCACCGGTATTGAACTGCACGAAGGAAAGGTCTTCGTGCGGGCGGCGGTGGATAAGGGCGTGACGCTCTATTCCGACTATCGCATCACCATCGAATCTCCCACCGTCATGGCCGGCAAGGTGTTGTCCATCTATCCCGGCGAAAAAGAACCCCCCGCCGATGTCACCCAGATTCTCAATGGACAAACTCCGCTGGGTGTGAGCGACGCCGTGGCCATCTTCGAAGAGGTTTCCGCCGACTTCCAGACCACCCTCCACACCCTCAACAAACTGCTCGTCAATCTGAATCGCATCGCCGGCGATACCGCCAACCAAGAGAACATCGCCGGTCTGCTGGCCGAGTCCCGCGAAGCGGCGCAGACGACGAATGAGTGGCTCTCCGATAACCGCGCCCGCCTGACTTCCATTTTGACTCAACTCGAAGAGACCCTCACTTCGCTCCATTCGACCGTAGAAACTGCCGAAGCCCGGCTCACCTCCACCCTCACCTCCGCCGATACGGCCCTGACTCGTCTCACCGAGCTGTCCGTTTCCATTCGCCGGCTCGTGGATCGCATCCAGAGCGGGGAAGGAACGGCCGGGCAGCTCGTCACGAATGATGAACTCTATCACCGTCTGAATCGGACTCTGGCCGAGGCCGATTCGCTGATTCATGAAATCCGTACGAAGGGTCTGCGCAATAAGATCGTTCTTTTCTAA